A single region of the Desmonostoc muscorum LEGE 12446 genome encodes:
- a CDS encoding SDR family NAD(P)-dependent oxidoreductase, translating to MESTQDKWALVTGGNRGIGFAIAQGLLAKGYSIIQVTAYQSWH from the coding sequence ATGGAATCCACGCAAGACAAATGGGCATTAGTCACAGGTGGGAACCGAGGGATTGGGTTTGCCATCGCTCAAGGTCTACTGGCAAAAGGTTACTCGATAATTCAAGTTACTGCCTATCAAAGCTGGCATTAA
- a CDS encoding AAA family ATPase, with product MTNLLGFEHIIGQGRLLRRAISLDQLSSLIFSGPPGTGKTTLTRVIANSTRAHFIAINAVLSGVKEIRAAIEIAQ from the coding sequence TTGACGAATTTATTGGGTTTTGAGCATATTATCGGGCAAGGAAGGCTACTGCGGCGTGCTATTAGTTTGGATCAACTGTCTTCCTTAATCTTTTCTGGGCCACCAGGGACTGGCAAAACTACTTTGACCCGTGTTATTGCCAACAGCACCCGCGCTCACTTCATTGCTATCAATGCCGTACTTTCGGGAGTTAAAGAAATTCGAGCGGCAATTGAAATAGCCCAATAA
- a CDS encoding DUF1392 domain-containing protein yields MIELITALETSWYLSPPWGQTIPPIEVNLLERVYLRTTKTFGYCCSIQWKHECWLYSIDCRNEILHATQNQIIGTGELEAIKVQKPAFVLGQRVMLCSHDKGIKYRLILGIVLVNNSWFYLVELMSPTLIKTPTISNRFSLVGEKSLVRVNA; encoded by the coding sequence ATGATTGAGTTAATTACTGCCCTTGAAACAAGCTGGTATCTCTCTCCACCCTGGGGTCAAACAATTCCACCTATTGAGGTCAATTTACTGGAGAGAGTATACCTCAGAACCACCAAAACATTCGGCTATTGTTGCAGTATTCAGTGGAAACATGAATGTTGGCTTTATTCAATTGATTGTCGTAATGAAATCCTTCACGCCACACAAAACCAAATCATCGGGACTGGAGAATTAGAAGCCATCAAGGTGCAAAAACCTGCTTTCGTTCTGGGGCAAAGAGTGATGCTCTGTTCTCACGATAAAGGAATAAAATATCGTCTCATTTTGGGGATTGTACTGGTGAATAATTCTTGGTTTTACCTTGTTGAATTAATGTCGCCAACGTTAATTAAGACACCAACTATATCGAATCGTTTCTCATTGGTTGGTGAGAAAAGTTTGGTGCGTGTGAATGCCTGA
- a CDS encoding alpha-ketoglutarate-dependent dioxygenase AlkB family protein produces MQQLNLFAESAPVLPVSYYPDFLSQELANSLYQHCLKLEWQQNQIRIAGKTMPVPRLECIYGDAGCDYLYSNSVFLKPLTWTDVLANLRDSITALTRYKFRIVIGNQYRTGTDSIGWHSDNEPSMGFNPAIASVSLGSCRKFQIKPIGGRPTDFWLEHGSLLVMHPGCQSTHLHQVPKTNKVVSTRINLTFRPHTGGGKR; encoded by the coding sequence ATGCAACAACTCAATTTATTTGCTGAATCTGCACCAGTTTTACCAGTCAGTTATTACCCCGATTTCTTAAGTCAGGAACTTGCAAACTCACTCTACCAACACTGCTTGAAATTGGAGTGGCAGCAGAATCAAATCAGGATCGCGGGTAAAACAATGCCTGTCCCTCGTCTTGAATGTATTTATGGTGATGCCGGATGCGATTACCTCTACTCCAACAGCGTGTTCTTAAAACCCCTGACTTGGACAGATGTTCTGGCTAACTTACGGGACAGTATCACTGCGTTGACACGTTACAAATTCCGTATCGTCATTGGCAACCAGTACCGCACGGGGACTGATTCTATCGGGTGGCATTCTGACAACGAACCATCGATGGGATTTAACCCCGCGATTGCATCAGTCAGCTTGGGGTCATGTCGCAAGTTTCAAATCAAACCTATCGGCGGCAGACCAACAGATTTCTGGCTGGAACACGGCAGCTTGCTTGTGATGCACCCTGGTTGTCAGTCCACACATCTGCATCAAGTTCCAAAGACCAATAAAGTCGTTAGCACGCGAATTAATTTGACCTTCCGACCACACACAGGAGGCGGGAAAAGATAA
- a CDS encoding PEP-CTERM sorting domain-containing protein, with translation MNQVRLPKVSVAVIGLVVASVFHATPVLGAILTRQEFSGDFTLVDATSPFLTNSLPFKSEYSGFVVYSESGTLSDWELSVNNLNLNLKRGSTNGGNLTPDVDFELGSGSNWNLVVDFGIAFDAPRYTLEKTSSSEISLTGEVGRAGTYIYQDSAANITLSSSSTSVPEPTSLVGLLFGVGAIAVSKKTSKTKSEA, from the coding sequence ATGAATCAAGTTCGACTCCCCAAAGTTAGCGTCGCCGTGATTGGTTTGGTAGTTGCAAGCGTATTTCATGCTACTCCCGTACTGGGAGCGATTCTAACTAGACAAGAATTTTCAGGTGATTTTACCTTAGTCGATGCTACTAGCCCATTCCTTACGAACTCTTTGCCATTCAAGAGCGAATATTCTGGATTCGTGGTTTACTCAGAGTCCGGGACTTTGAGCGATTGGGAGCTATCCGTCAACAATCTAAACTTGAATTTGAAGAGAGGATCTACTAATGGCGGTAACTTAACCCCAGATGTTGATTTTGAGCTTGGTTCTGGGTCGAATTGGAATTTAGTAGTTGATTTTGGCATTGCTTTTGATGCTCCAAGATATACCTTAGAAAAAACTTCAAGCTCTGAAATTAGCTTGACGGGTGAAGTGGGACGGGCAGGAACATACATTTATCAAGATTCTGCTGCCAATATTACCCTGAGTTCTTCATCTACATCAGTACCAGAACCTACTTCCCTAGTAGGTCTATTGTTTGGAGTTGGTGCAATTGCTGTCTCTAAAAAAACTAGTAAGACGAAATCTGAAGCATAA
- a CDS encoding KilA-N domain-containing protein encodes MLTHFWHDSEINQMPQDGEIGKYAVPKGYVNASQMCKANGKFLADYTKLKSTKQYLQALSNDMKILISLLVIDIQGYGSEQSTWIHPEIAIDLARWVSVEFRIWANRTLMRVMLSTQVEPVKQQESSHTLAPSHEAAQLAIMLGEFAGLEKSLTAQLAVNAATKVNPALKPAADELKTAIASTNTAEDAFLNPTQIGEVVGMSARAVNHCLLNSGLQYRTDDKKIPYRPTESGKQWGRMVPAVAKSSNQTVFQLRWLPEIVKVISR; translated from the coding sequence ATGTTGACACATTTTTGGCACGACTCAGAAATTAATCAAATGCCTCAAGATGGGGAAATAGGTAAATATGCTGTACCTAAAGGCTATGTGAATGCAAGTCAGATGTGCAAAGCTAACGGGAAATTCTTAGCTGATTACACGAAGCTCAAGTCTACAAAGCAGTATTTGCAAGCACTTTCTAACGATATGAAGATCCTCATATCGTTATTGGTGATAGATATCCAGGGATATGGAAGTGAACAAAGCACTTGGATTCACCCAGAAATCGCCATTGATTTAGCTCGATGGGTTTCTGTCGAATTCCGCATCTGGGCTAACAGAACCTTAATGAGAGTGATGCTCTCAACCCAAGTAGAGCCAGTAAAACAGCAAGAATCATCACATACATTAGCCCCATCCCACGAAGCTGCACAGTTAGCGATAATGCTAGGCGAGTTTGCTGGACTAGAAAAATCTCTCACCGCTCAGTTAGCAGTTAATGCCGCCACTAAAGTTAACCCCGCACTTAAGCCAGCAGCAGATGAATTAAAAACTGCGATTGCTTCCACTAATACCGCAGAGGACGCATTTCTCAACCCAACACAAATCGGTGAGGTAGTTGGAATGTCTGCACGGGCTGTTAACCACTGCTTACTAAATTCTGGACTGCAATACAGAACTGATGATAAGAAAATTCCCTATCGTCCTACTGAATCAGGCAAGCAATGGGGGCGGATGGTTCCCGCAGTCGCCAAATCTTCAAACCAAACTGTTTTTCAACTGCGGTGGTTGCCCGAAATAGTAAAAGTCATCTCTCGATAA
- a CDS encoding J domain-containing protein, which translates to MPRKTTVPSQSIKVTPLALSQLHIRLEFLEKEHQSLLKQIKRKRTELKNFVEQMRSFGTEFLNKATPGFRKMAELDQEIHALFEEIFTTRKFGKQTLKNIQALYRNLQVTGAISLKPNSQQLDTLDESFDNEDSQSDFSKETSEDQHQYWQGQQSVDSASIVRTDDQRKIRQTFLKLAEIFHPDKARDSETQKSHTEIMKEINKAYQEGDLARLLEIERSQQPLEIIDNNNEDDLTRRCRTLEQHNQILLAQYEKLKQELRLTKNTPEGTMVCDSRKAAKKGIDAMAAIVETMESQINVVSEIRDFVKDFKEQKITIKEFLAGPTPLHCLDEETIEDILEQMLSELMR; encoded by the coding sequence ATGCCTCGAAAAACTACAGTCCCATCGCAATCAATTAAAGTAACTCCGCTGGCTCTGTCTCAATTACATATCCGCTTAGAGTTTTTAGAAAAAGAACATCAATCACTACTCAAACAGATTAAGAGAAAGCGCACAGAACTGAAGAACTTTGTTGAACAGATGCGTTCTTTTGGCACAGAATTTCTCAATAAAGCTACTCCCGGTTTCCGAAAAATGGCTGAGTTAGACCAGGAAATCCATGCTCTGTTTGAAGAGATTTTTACTACTAGAAAGTTCGGTAAACAAACTCTCAAAAATATACAAGCACTTTACCGTAACCTACAGGTAACTGGAGCCATCAGTCTAAAACCCAACAGCCAACAGTTAGATACATTAGACGAATCGTTTGACAATGAAGATTCCCAATCAGATTTTTCAAAGGAAACTAGTGAAGACCAGCATCAATATTGGCAAGGACAACAGTCTGTAGACTCTGCCTCTATAGTCAGAACAGATGACCAAAGAAAAATTCGTCAAACATTTCTGAAATTAGCTGAAATCTTTCACCCTGATAAAGCCAGAGACAGTGAAACACAGAAGTCTCACACAGAAATCATGAAAGAAATTAATAAAGCCTACCAAGAGGGGGATTTAGCAAGACTTCTTGAAATTGAACGAAGTCAACAACCCTTAGAAATTATTGACAATAATAACGAGGATGATTTAACCCGTAGATGCCGAACTCTAGAACAGCACAATCAAATCCTCCTGGCTCAATATGAAAAACTGAAACAGGAACTGCGTTTGACAAAAAATACTCCAGAAGGAACGATGGTTTGCGATTCTCGAAAAGCTGCTAAAAAAGGCATTGACGCTATGGCTGCGATCGTAGAAACAATGGAATCTCAAATTAACGTCGTTTCTGAGATTCGGGATTTTGTTAAGGATTTTAAAGAACAGAAAATCACTATTAAAGAATTTCTTGCTGGGCCAACACCTCTGCACTGCTTAGATGAAGAAACTATAGAAGATATTTTGGAGCAGATGTTGTCAGAATTAATGAGATAG
- a CDS encoding plasmid replication protein, CyRepA1 family, with protein sequence MTTISSENQHLTEWLNSGVDEEIIALNVRSLSGTLPYEYLLYSPKISRRNDGRLRDRDLKKYQHIELGGWWCNGVDPLNNYVLMMWGCFKPDHPRRDRQKIHKLIKYEHPFREETRAFFLLVPNRIWVKVSNRSGIPITEEDLQHPGGFWHWVVKHNVPVTIVEGVKKAGALLTAGYAAIAIPGVNAGYRTPQDEYGNAIGKPFLIPDLKHFATQGRQVNICFDQDNKPETVQRVRTAISRMGRLLVNEGCSLRVIDLPLGAEKGVDDFIVVKGQPAFDALYNTAVALELWEIKLFTLLTYPPAIALNQRFLGQLLVPEGEKLIILKAPKGTGKTEWLATEVAKAHDQERRVLIITHRIQLGEALCNRFGVNYVTEVRTNETGTLLGYGVCVDSLHQESQARFNPNDWANDVIIIDECDQVFWHLLNSGTEVQKRRVSVLKNLKQLVQNVLGSSQGKIYLSSADVSDTDVKYVLSLAGEYRVNPFVIVNNYRHVAGNCYNYSGNNPKNLIAALDKAIAKGGHHLLCCSAQKAKSKWGTQALEERFRRKFPHLRILRIDSESVADPSHPAFGCISHLNEILTQYDLVIASPSLETGVSIDIRGHFDGVWGIFQGVQPVNSVRQMLARVRETVDRHVWVREWGMSVVGNGSTSIGGLLRSQHVATQANIALLSAADNADLSYIDQNFQPESLQTWGKRGSVINVEMRRYRESVLAGLVEDGYTVIDADDADDDESGAVIESVKAASVELYAAECQAIANSDELSGAELKKLQDKRAKTKTERHQQRKAELSRRYEIDVTPELVEKDDDGWYPQLRMHYYLTLGREFLTNRDAKRAAAQLEAGENSIWKPDFNKGQLLPAVLLLENLNLLQFLTPDVQLRGSDEKMLEFKALAVQHRHVIKNYLNVSISEKLTPVAIAQKLLAKIDLKLDYVGRLGKRENRECVYQFVAPDDQRNSIFGQWLNRDELFLSESVSVTNNIELQTPGIDTESLDNSQTFTQEDPEVLGWKGLHLKLRQGLGSVGHFYQQMVSQIGEAVGVADGEPYWNAYLGQWQVWVNNGSRVYVCGVRLVGGGVVRESFDKELSNLCFRFRLTSFFRDSNCTNSKQ encoded by the coding sequence ATGACTACAATTAGTTCAGAAAACCAGCATTTAACTGAATGGCTCAACAGTGGAGTTGACGAAGAAATCATTGCTCTGAATGTGCGATCGCTGTCTGGGACTTTACCCTACGAATACTTGCTCTACAGTCCCAAAATCTCCCGCCGCAATGATGGACGATTACGCGATCGCGATTTGAAAAAATACCAGCACATTGAACTAGGCGGCTGGTGGTGCAATGGCGTTGACCCCCTCAACAACTACGTGCTGATGATGTGGGGCTGCTTCAAACCCGACCATCCCCGAAGAGATCGCCAGAAAATTCACAAATTGATCAAGTACGAGCATCCATTCAGAGAAGAGACACGCGCTTTCTTCCTTCTAGTCCCGAATCGCATCTGGGTGAAAGTCTCTAATCGTAGCGGCATCCCCATTACCGAAGAGGACTTGCAACACCCTGGCGGTTTCTGGCATTGGGTTGTAAAGCATAATGTGCCAGTCACAATTGTAGAAGGTGTCAAGAAAGCGGGGGCATTATTGACTGCTGGTTATGCTGCGATCGCAATTCCGGGCGTTAACGCTGGATACCGCACCCCCCAGGATGAGTACGGTAACGCTATTGGTAAACCATTTCTGATTCCCGACTTGAAACATTTCGCAACACAGGGCAGACAGGTTAATATTTGCTTTGACCAGGATAATAAACCCGAAACTGTACAGCGAGTCAGAACAGCTATCAGTCGCATGGGAAGGCTGCTGGTAAATGAGGGCTGTTCGCTGCGAGTGATTGATTTACCGTTAGGGGCAGAGAAAGGGGTTGATGATTTTATTGTCGTCAAGGGTCAGCCAGCATTTGATGCACTTTACAACACTGCCGTTGCACTGGAGTTGTGGGAGATTAAGCTGTTCACTCTGCTGACATATCCTCCAGCGATCGCACTAAACCAAAGATTCTTGGGCCAGCTTCTCGTACCGGAAGGTGAAAAGCTGATTATCCTCAAGGCTCCCAAAGGCACTGGTAAAACCGAATGGCTGGCAACTGAGGTGGCGAAAGCACACGACCAAGAGAGACGGGTATTAATTATCACCCATCGCATCCAATTAGGCGAGGCGTTGTGTAATCGCTTCGGAGTTAACTATGTTACCGAAGTTCGCACGAATGAAACAGGCACATTATTAGGATACGGGGTGTGCGTTGATTCGCTGCATCAAGAGAGTCAAGCGCGATTCAATCCCAATGACTGGGCGAATGATGTGATTATTATTGATGAATGTGACCAAGTATTCTGGCATCTTCTCAACTCTGGTACTGAAGTGCAAAAGCGGCGTGTGTCCGTTCTCAAAAATCTCAAACAACTGGTACAGAATGTTTTGGGCAGCAGTCAGGGAAAGATTTATCTCTCAAGTGCCGATGTTTCCGACACAGATGTGAAGTATGTTTTATCGCTTGCTGGTGAATATCGGGTTAATCCCTTCGTAATCGTCAACAATTATCGGCACGTAGCCGGAAACTGTTACAACTACTCTGGCAACAACCCGAAGAATTTGATTGCGGCATTGGACAAGGCGATAGCCAAAGGGGGGCATCATTTACTATGTTGCTCTGCTCAAAAGGCTAAGTCTAAGTGGGGGACACAAGCATTGGAAGAACGGTTTCGCCGCAAGTTCCCTCACCTACGAATCCTGAGAATTGACAGCGAATCTGTTGCAGACCCCTCTCATCCGGCTTTTGGTTGTATCTCTCATCTCAACGAGATCCTCACTCAGTACGATTTGGTTATCGCCTCCCCAAGTCTTGAAACTGGAGTCAGCATCGACATTCGAGGACATTTTGATGGTGTTTGGGGAATTTTTCAGGGAGTGCAGCCGGTTAACTCCGTCCGTCAGATGTTGGCAAGGGTTAGAGAAACTGTTGACCGTCATGTTTGGGTCAGAGAGTGGGGGATGTCGGTTGTGGGCAATGGCTCTACATCCATAGGAGGATTGCTCAGAAGTCAACACGTTGCTACACAAGCTAACATTGCGCTATTGTCGGCGGCGGATAATGCGGATTTGAGCTATATTGACCAGAACTTCCAGCCCGAATCTTTGCAGACTTGGGGTAAGCGTGGTTCTGTCATTAACGTAGAAATGCGGCGTTATCGAGAGTCTGTGCTTGCGGGATTGGTCGAGGATGGTTACACCGTTATTGATGCCGACGATGCTGATGATGATGAAAGTGGGGCAGTAATTGAGTCGGTTAAAGCCGCGTCGGTTGAATTGTATGCTGCTGAATGTCAAGCGATCGCTAATTCTGATGAACTCTCTGGGGCTGAACTCAAGAAGCTGCAAGATAAAAGGGCGAAAACCAAAACTGAACGACACCAGCAGCGCAAGGCTGAATTGTCCCGTCGCTATGAAATTGATGTTACCCCTGAGCTTGTGGAGAAAGATGACGACGGCTGGTATCCTCAACTGCGGATGCACTACTATTTGACGCTGGGGCGAGAATTTCTGACCAACCGTGATGCGAAACGGGCAGCAGCACAGTTAGAGGCGGGAGAGAATTCGATTTGGAAACCGGATTTTAACAAGGGACAGCTATTACCTGCTGTACTGTTACTGGAAAATCTCAATCTGTTGCAGTTTCTTACACCAGACGTTCAGTTACGTGGTAGTGACGAGAAGATGCTGGAGTTTAAGGCACTGGCTGTTCAGCACAGGCACGTTATTAAGAATTACTTGAATGTCAGTATCTCGGAAAAACTGACCCCAGTAGCAATCGCTCAGAAGTTACTTGCCAAAATTGATTTGAAGTTGGACTACGTTGGTCGGTTGGGCAAGCGTGAAAATCGGGAGTGCGTTTATCAATTCGTTGCCCCTGATGATCAGCGTAATTCAATTTTCGGGCAGTGGTTAAATCGGGATGAACTGTTTCTTAGTGAGTCGGTGTCAGTCACGAACAATATAGAATTACAAACACCAGGTATTGACACGGAATCTCTTGACAATTCCCAAACATTTACCCAGGAAGATCCTGAAGTCCTTGGATGGAAGGGGTTACACCTAAAGCTGCGCCAAGGACTCGGCAGTGTTGGACACTTCTACCAACAGATGGTTTCCCAGATTGGTGAGGCTGTTGGCGTTGCTGATGGTGAGCCTTACTGGAATGCTTATCTGGGGCAGTGGCAGGTTTGGGTTAACAATGGATCGCGGGTGTACGTCTGTGGTGTGCGATTGGTTGGTGGCGGTGTAGTGAGAGAAAGCTTTGATAAAGAGTTGAGTAATTTATGCTTCAGATTTCGTCTTACTAGTTTTTTTAGAGACAGCAATTGCACCAACTCCAAACAATAG
- a CDS encoding DNA cytosine methyltransferase has protein sequence MTQEIIPQDTQKVLDLCSGIGGFTLGHLISGGFETVAFCEINQYCQQVLNLRFPHIPIIPDIHDITVESLARVGVGEVDGIIAGLPCPPFSLAGKRLASQDERNLFSEFFRILRQVRPRWAIVENVPGLLTAEGGQFFRTVLWQFAKMGFDVQWGVLSASQVGAIHKRERVWIIATNSQSSRRHTSWNQYEKERTNAAFVGGGNHCNFHRSSQSHNSVEYGARAIAQRTSSRGDDGFSARLDRCLLTHAGLTDCLTAATVPSFSRLSRREIAALTLYCQQEYRQLSCEYQAIRRQHKQQLIALGNAIVPQCAALIFERLKRILSQQQKNA, from the coding sequence ATGACACAGGAAATTATTCCCCAAGATACTCAAAAAGTCCTTGACCTCTGCTCTGGTATTGGCGGCTTCACCCTTGGTCATCTGATTAGCGGCGGTTTTGAAACTGTGGCATTTTGCGAGATTAATCAGTATTGCCAACAAGTTCTAAATCTACGCTTCCCACATATTCCAATTATTCCTGATATCCATGACATTACAGTTGAGTCTTTGGCAAGAGTCGGAGTTGGAGAAGTTGACGGTATTATCGCCGGACTCCCCTGCCCTCCCTTTAGCCTCGCCGGAAAACGTCTTGCATCGCAGGATGAACGCAATCTGTTCAGTGAGTTCTTTAGAATCCTTCGCCAAGTTCGACCAAGATGGGCAATTGTGGAAAACGTACCCGGATTGCTCACTGCTGAAGGCGGTCAATTTTTCCGCACCGTACTATGGCAGTTTGCCAAGATGGGGTTTGATGTGCAGTGGGGAGTGCTTTCGGCAAGCCAAGTGGGGGCCATCCACAAACGAGAACGAGTTTGGATTATTGCTACCAACTCCCAAAGCTCAAGACGGCATACATCCTGGAACCAGTACGAGAAAGAGCGGACAAACGCTGCATTTGTCGGCGGCGGTAATCATTGCAACTTCCACAGATCATCACAAAGTCACAACTCAGTTGAATACGGAGCCAGAGCGATCGCTCAACGTACATCTAGTAGAGGCGATGATGGGTTTTCCGCAAGGTTGGACAGATGTCTCCTTACCCACGCAGGACTTACAGATTGCCTTACTGCTGCCACAGTCCCCAGCTTCAGTCGGCTCAGTCGTAGAGAAATTGCAGCGCTTACGCTCTATTGCCAACAAGAATATCGCCAACTCTCTTGCGAATACCAAGCCATCAGAAGACAACACAAACAACAGTTGATCGCTCTGGGCAATGCCATTGTCCCCCAATGCGCTGCACTAATTTTTGAACGACTCAAAAGAATTTTATCCCAACAACAGAAAAACGCATGA